One Gordonia sp. SID5947 genomic region harbors:
- a CDS encoding prolyl oligopeptidase family serine peptidase, protein MSTGRATDETIDTDDPYLWLEEVGGDRALDWVRAHNQPTVDDLTSDERFAVLESEALEILDTDDRIPYVRRRGDHLYNFWRDAANPKGLWRRTTLASYRTDAPEWDVLIDVDALAAAEDENWVWAGATVLRPEYRHALVSLSRGGADANVVREFDLETRDWVDDGFVLPENKSSIGWIDRDTVYVGTDFGEQPDGHGSLTTSGYPRVVKRWERGTPLRDAVTVFAGEVDDVSVGVTFDSTPGYERHFASRATDFFNALRYEIRGDERILVDVPTDAHSGVRHDWLFVMPRSDWSVGGVTHAAGTLLVFDYEAYLGGAREATVLFAPDAHTSLSDYTFTRSHLILVTLHDVHTEVSVRELGTWTPVEMSGLPSLATISVLDTDADESDEIFWSASSFTTPPSLLYGESGKGPEVIKQSPSFFDADDVIAEQHFATSDDGTQVPYFVVRRSGVRSGPTLLYGYGGFENSLTPGYLAISGRSWIARGGIYVIANIRGGGEYGPSWHTQAQKAGRHLVYEDFAAVARALVAEGLTTPEQLGAQGGSNGGLLMGVMLTRYPELFGALVCQVPLIDMRRYHLLLAGASWMAEYGDPDDPDQWSYMQPFSPYQNLQSGADYPQILVTTSTRDDRVHPGHARKLVARLEELGHDVAYYENIEGGHGGAADNKQAAFKSALAYEFLWRTLAGR, encoded by the coding sequence ATGAGCACTGGGCGCGCGACCGACGAGACAATCGATACCGATGATCCCTACCTGTGGTTGGAGGAGGTCGGTGGGGACCGGGCACTCGACTGGGTGCGCGCCCACAATCAACCCACCGTCGACGATCTGACATCGGATGAGCGGTTCGCGGTGCTCGAGTCCGAAGCCCTCGAGATTCTCGACACCGACGATCGCATCCCCTATGTGCGCCGTCGCGGCGACCATCTGTACAACTTCTGGCGCGACGCGGCGAACCCGAAGGGACTCTGGCGACGGACCACACTTGCGTCCTACCGGACCGACGCCCCCGAGTGGGATGTGCTGATCGACGTCGATGCGCTCGCGGCAGCCGAGGACGAGAACTGGGTGTGGGCGGGCGCCACCGTTCTGCGGCCGGAGTACCGGCATGCGCTGGTGTCGCTGTCGCGCGGCGGTGCGGACGCGAACGTGGTGCGTGAGTTCGATCTCGAGACCCGTGACTGGGTCGACGACGGATTCGTCCTCCCGGAGAACAAATCCAGCATCGGCTGGATCGATCGTGACACCGTCTACGTCGGAACGGATTTCGGCGAACAGCCGGACGGGCACGGGTCGCTCACCACATCGGGCTACCCACGTGTGGTCAAACGATGGGAGCGGGGGACCCCACTTCGGGACGCGGTGACCGTGTTCGCGGGGGAGGTCGACGACGTCTCGGTCGGCGTCACGTTCGACAGCACACCGGGTTACGAGCGACACTTCGCCAGCCGCGCGACGGACTTCTTCAACGCGTTGCGATACGAGATCCGCGGCGACGAAAGGATTCTCGTCGACGTCCCGACCGATGCACATTCCGGCGTACGGCACGACTGGCTGTTCGTGATGCCACGGTCGGACTGGTCGGTGGGCGGTGTCACCCATGCCGCCGGTACGCTGCTGGTGTTCGACTACGAGGCCTATCTCGGCGGCGCCCGCGAGGCGACGGTCCTGTTCGCGCCGGACGCCCACACGAGTCTCAGCGACTACACGTTCACCCGCTCACACCTGATCCTGGTGACGCTGCACGACGTGCACACCGAGGTCTCGGTGCGGGAGCTCGGCACCTGGACGCCGGTCGAGATGTCGGGGCTCCCCTCACTGGCCACGATCTCCGTGCTCGACACCGATGCCGACGAGAGCGACGAGATCTTCTGGTCGGCAAGCTCGTTCACCACTCCCCCCAGCCTGCTCTACGGCGAGTCGGGCAAGGGGCCCGAGGTGATCAAGCAGTCACCGTCGTTCTTCGACGCCGACGATGTGATCGCCGAACAGCACTTCGCGACCTCTGACGACGGTACCCAGGTGCCGTACTTCGTCGTCCGGCGCAGCGGTGTCAGGTCGGGACCGACCCTCCTCTACGGCTACGGAGGTTTCGAGAACTCGCTGACGCCCGGCTATCTGGCGATCAGCGGCCGCAGCTGGATCGCGCGCGGCGGGATCTACGTCATCGCCAACATCCGTGGCGGCGGCGAGTACGGACCGTCGTGGCACACGCAGGCCCAGAAGGCCGGACGTCACCTCGTCTACGAGGACTTCGCCGCCGTCGCACGGGCATTGGTCGCCGAGGGACTCACCACGCCCGAACAGCTGGGCGCGCAGGGCGGATCCAACGGCGGCCTGCTGATGGGCGTGATGCTGACCCGCTATCCGGAACTCTTCGGCGCCCTCGTGTGTCAGGTGCCGTTGATCGACATGCGTCGCTACCACCTGTTGCTGGCGGGAGCCTCCTGGATGGCCGAGTACGGTGATCCAGACGATCCGGACCAGTGGTCGTACATGCAGCCGTTCTCCCCTTATCAGAACCTGCAGTCGGGTGCCGATTACCCGCAGATCCTGGTCACCACGTCCACCCGCGACGACCGCGTCCATCCCGGACACGCACGCAAACTGGTTGCCCGCCTGGAGGAACTCGGTCACGACGTGGCCTACTACGAAAACATCGAGGGCGGCCACGGAGGCGCAGCGGACAACAAGCAGGCCGCGTTCAAATCCGCTCTGGCCTACGAGTTCCTGTGGCGGACACTCGCCGGGAGATGA